GCTCGGCGTTGTTCCACGCCATGAAGTGGATGTGGCCGTCGTTGTGGTGGTTGCCGTACGTCTGAAAGTTGGCCGTGCTGCCGGTGCCGTAGTAGTCCGGCGAGTTGGTGTTGGCTTCCTCGGCGTCCCCCACGTTGTCGATGGTCACGGCCAGAGGCGGCGTGAGCAGCGAGAACGTGCCGGAGCGCGCGGCCTCGGTCATCCGCTGGTAGAAGGTTTCCTGCTGCTGGATGGTGGCGCCGGGGCGGGTGTTGAACGGCGGGGCCAGGTCGCTCCACGCGGCGCCGGCCGGGCGCGGCCCGCACGCGGACCAGTTCGCACCGTCCCACAGCAGCAGGTCTCCGGGGTTGTAGCCCTGCGGAATGGGCGCGGCGTAGTCCTCGAACTCGGTCACGCGGTCCAGGTTCACGGCCACGCGCTCGGCGTCGTACCGGGCCAGCATCTGCTCGTGCATGTACGCGAACAGTTCGCCGTGGCGGTCGCCCAGGTCGTAGCCGCCGCCGGGAGAGGGGCGGCCGGCCGTGGGGTACACCAGGTGCCAGTGCTCGTGGTGCTCGTTGATGAGGGGATCTTCGCGCCAGAACGAGACGCGGTCCTCGGGCGGGGTGGCCACGGGGCGGGTGCCGGGGTCCGCCTCCGTTTCGTCGGCGGCCGACGGCTCGGCGGAGGCGCGCAGCAGCCCCGGCTGGCGGCGCTCCAGCGTGTGCAGGCGAAGGCGGTCGCGCGCCGGCGCATAGTGCGTCACGAACAGCTTGAGCGCGTGCTGGGCAAGGCCGCGGATGGGCTCTTCGCCGGGCGCGGCGTCCAGCGCAACGGCCTGGGGGCCGCTTTCGCGAGAAAGGCGGGTTTCCACTTCGGTCACGGCGTCGGCCAGCCCGTCGTCTCCCCCACCCCGCGCGTCGGCGATGCGCATCATCTCCGAGGCCAGGTCCACGGCCTTCTGCACGTCTTCGGGAATGAAGGCGCTGAACGGGCGGCCGGGGCGCGCCTGTGCGTCGGCGGCAAGCATGCCGGGCGCGGTGCGGGTGGCGGCGAGAGCCGCGCGGGCCTTGGGGCTGCGTCCGGAGACAATGTTGTCTACCCGGCGCTGCAGATCATCCTGGGTCATGAAAGCACGCTCATGGATTGGTGCGGAAGCCGCCACGATGCGCACGGGGAGGAGTGTGCGATCACCTGGGGCGGCCAGGGAAGGTGTGGTCCGGCGGGGCAATCGGCATGCCTGCTGCTACCCTTTCGCGTCGCACATCGCAAGTCGATGTGGCCGGACGAGATGCGTGCTTTCCAAGGAGCCGGACTGATCGCCGCACGCCAGCGGAGTGGGACCCCGCCGCCTCATCTTGCTGCCCCAAGAGGACGGTCTCCTTCGTGGATTCGCGGGGTGCGCGGAGGATGACCGGATCCGGCTCAGATCGGAAAGCGGCATCAGGTGACAAAGAAGCCCCCGCGCGCTCGCCGGGGGCTCCTTTTACATGCGCGCCGTCGGGCGCTCTGGATCGATCACCTCGACCCTGGTCTGATCAGGGTGACATGACTGGGCGGGGTA
Above is a window of Longimicrobium terrae DNA encoding:
- a CDS encoding tyrosinase family protein; translated protein: MTQDDLQRRVDNIVSGRSPKARAALAATRTAPGMLAADAQARPGRPFSAFIPEDVQKAVDLASEMMRIADARGGGDDGLADAVTEVETRLSRESGPQAVALDAAPGEEPIRGLAQHALKLFVTHYAPARDRLRLHTLERRQPGLLRASAEPSAADETEADPGTRPVATPPEDRVSFWREDPLINEHHEHWHLVYPTAGRPSPGGGYDLGDRHGELFAYMHEQMLARYDAERVAVNLDRVTEFEDYAAPIPQGYNPGDLLLWDGANWSACGPRPAGAAWSDLAPPFNTRPGATIQQQETFYQRMTEAARSGTFSLLTPPLAVTIDNVGDAEEANTNSPDYYGTGSTANFQTYGNHHNDGHIHFMAWNNAEPYGVMGNTSTAVRDPIFFRWHKEVDSVYQAYQNTQAPYDFAGGPRVRIRKHPDGHGAQSPDIQLFRLSTPGTADLQALTAALDAGGPLPAGLEATDELRTEMRKRQVMLQDADGNPVLQTINYLSHEDFLYAFRVENLAGAPQDLAVRVFLAPESEIGDRTAWMELDRFSFLLTGDTGVVVRRSEDSSVVRKPALKPADLEPTDEPSPKTELSPWCDCGWPYTLLLPRGTSSGMGFRLFVMFSDGAELSMPPQPGKCTSLSYCGLKDQNYPDKREMGFPFNRPFARPIPDTVAQQDNMGWKTISIRCANIPPAPGPVTVAVNPDQLTQPQPV